AGTGGGCCGAAGAATCAGTAGAATGGAAATAAGCGTCCAAGAACATGCTGTCTTCCAAACGATCactttctctttctcgtttAGTCCCAcattctctctcattctcgcTTGCTTCTTCGTCTTCCACCATGTTCCTTTGCAGTAAAGAGATTAAGGCTCAGCTGTTTTATCATTTACGTTTGTCTATTTTGCTCGGTCAATACCCCGATGCTTTGGAGAGTTTCTTCCGGCATATTGACGTGGTCGAGCCTAACCGCTGTTTTATTTCCCACATTCACTTTTGATGTacctattgaaatagtgattTCTATTCAAAATTGTCCTATATTCGTACATTTTGATACAATACTGCTCATCGTTGGTAAAAGTGGACAAGAGGAACTATAACCCCAAACTCTCGGTTATTGAGGCTTCGTGCAAATAAGCTTTGAAGCTTAGtttatcaaatattaaaattgaattcagCAACTGATAAATGAAGCATTCCTCTATCATGTAGTTGTTAGTCATTTACATGTAAGTAGGCCGTATACCGTTTGGCGGTTAAGGACGGACATGTCTCAAAAGAAGCTCGTGGCCTGTGACAAGATGCGTCTTACCACCTGTCTGCCCTAGACAACTTGTTTACGTGGAGTCCTTATGGGGCCGGTTCGAACGTTGCACCGACTTTCGGAGCGCGTAAACGAGACGACCGCTCAACGAGCTGATAGCACGtgtgtgaaaagcaaaaacataatGTTCGCAAAGCTCGGACGACCATTCTCGCGTCAGCCTTTCTATTAATGCTACTTCCCTGCCATTGTTTTCGAATACTACTGCTGAAAAATACTTTacaggaaaataaaagaaaatctaACAAGGCACTGATCGATTGGTGACAAAAAAAGACGTAGAAAACATCCACTTCGCTGCCAGTACATTGGACTGTATCGAACTGTTCGATCTGTTTTAGCAGGAAAATGTGGAAACTTATATGACTTATCATATGTATTgtgtttcaattttcttttttaagttTGATATGCCGTTGCTTCTCTATAAAAATCCTTTCTCCGAAAGTCATGATGCACAACCAAATAAAGCAATAGCAAATCTTTTACATATGCTTTAATTCCATCGccaaatttatgaattttaattgtaTTCTTGTTCCGATACATGACGATCAACGGAATGCAAATGATATACCGACACTGAAATAACCATTCACCATCCCCTTCATTGACTCAAACTGTAATAGGATGCACATCACATCGCTTGCGCCGAGACGTTCGCACGGCAAAGGAATCGGGTGAAATAAAACCGCACAGCTGCATGTAATAATTCGTCCGGCAAACCTTGGGCAGACAATTACGCTCAGACGATCTGCGCAAAACTGTATGTCAGTAACCATAGCATAGTAGTTTCACCCGCACTCAACCTTTCTTTCCCCGTGAAACAACTAATGGATGAGTTTTCGGATATCTGCTCAAGCAAATCGTTTCAGGATGCTATTGTTGAAATGCAACAAGACTCGATCAAATTCTACATCCTACTAAGGAGAGTAAGCTTTATTTCAAGTAAATGGGTGCGTTGTGACAATTGAACAAACAGAAGCTGTTGTTTAATATATTAGATAATATTAAAGTTTAATAGTTCAATAAGAATGCTGCGTTATTATAATCAAAGTAGAGTACACGAAATAACAATAGTTCTATCAAATGGGATGTTAATAAAATTGTAGTGCTCAAAGATAGTCAGTGTATGTACAAATCAATGAATATTgttcgttattattattggaaTACATCATCGTTGAGAACCAGATTTCCAAAGATTTTAAACACTGCATCGTCATCTTCAATTCCAGGAGCTTTGGAAGCTTTGCGACCAAAACGCCCGGCCTGTTGTCTGGTAGTGACGTTGAGTTTGGGTACAACAGCCTGACTTGGCCTCGGATCGTCCGATCGCGCGCCACGTACTTTTCTTTCACTACTGGTAGCACCATGCGAGGGATTCCGCTTGGGCTCGAGCTCGGATGTCTCCGTTCTCCAGCGAACCTCATTCATTCGCTCCCGGTATGTTTTGACAAACCAGCAGCCGTGGCGGGTCTTCATAACAAGACTAGCTACCTCCGCTGATTCTAACAGTACGACCACAGCGTTGGACGGACGGTGCCGGATCTTGGGCTGCATGCACAACAGAACTCGGCCGTACGGTGCGAACCGCTTGCAAATGGCGCTATGCGTTAGGTAATGATCCTTGTTGCCGATTACGACAGTGCGCTGGTAGTGGTGCAGCTCGCTCGAACAGTCCCCATACGAGCACACCAGCAGCGGCTTGTCGTGGAACACCTTTCCGTTCAGTCGGCGGATCACATTTTGGACGTCCCGAGTGGTCGCGAACACGGCCGAGCCGTACAACAAGGACTCTCCAGTCATTGCATTTCGTGTGATCTTCGCTGATATTACGGTCCCGGCCTTCGAAAGGTAACGGCGTAGCAGCTGGTCGTTTACGTTGGGCGCCAGATTTCCGACGTACACGTGCGTGAGGATAGCTTTTCGCTCCATCGTTTGCAATAACGGCTGTACAGGGGATACATGTGAACATACAGTTAGATGCAGTTTAGTGTAAAAGTAGCACcacaaaaaccgaaaaaacacacactcactctcaTACGTACATACAAACTGAGCAACTTTGCAAAGGCACTATATTCCAATACTCACACAATAATGGAAAGCTGAGTCTGCAAAAACAGATCCGATCAGTAGCACGGTCAAAGAGAGAATGCGAGCCACGCTCTAGCGCAAGAAGGTACGCATCGAAAGTGTTTTGAAGTGCTCGCATGCACATTCATGCACACGTCATCCGGTTAGAGTGTCCAGTTGTGCATCTGTGTAAGTGACTAGGTAATGTTCGAACGCAATTGCGTCCACTGCAATCTCAAAAGTCTAATGCCCCATCCCGGAGTGACTTCTTAACCCTAACTTCGCTGTGCTACCACTACACTCCTTTATTGTTTGTCAGCTATTGTTCCATTGAGCTGTTGGCCATGCTCTTGGGGTGGatcatatattttttgctCCGTTTGGAATATCTTGCAAACGCAAGACCAGCGCGGGGGCCATAAATCATCGAACACCGTTCCGGCGGTCTGACTGGTATCGTACAGCTCACCGTGTCTGGAGCCGTGTCGGTGTGATCGATATCCGGTCTCTGGATGGACGAAGATCACAAGGCTTCAATCCGTGACAAACAGCGAAAATCGATCGTTGCTTCTATGCGTTCGCTTTATTGGGAGCAGCTTCAATGCGTACAGTGGGGACAAGACCATCtctttttgcaataaaactgTTGCTTTAGATTTACAATATTCACCACAAAGCAGAATCTTATAATGACGTTCTCGCACCCTTGTGAACCAAGACTTTCCCATCCCGTCTTATTGAGGATGGAAGCAGCTACGACGGTGCGTTGATATTACATTAACTTCAAGGGGATAGTAGATCcattctgttttacaatttttatcattaacTTTTTTGTCGTTACTGGAATACCAATTCAGATATTTATTTGTGTAACAATTTGTTCGCAAATTGTACATACGATACATCCGATTCATAGCGTACGTTTTTTCTCCAAGGATTTCTCGAGTGTAGAGCGTTTGAGAGTGTTCACAAAGAGCCATAAAGCAACCCATAAGCCTGCTCTCTTGGGGTGTCGGCAGAAAGCATTAAAGCTACCGGGGAGCAGTTTGCGGTGGAAACATACATCTCTTTTGATATTTGTGGATACTTTTGTGCATCATTTGTGGATGACTTCAGCGTGACACCCCTCGGATGGCAAACTATGCTCACGCTTAGCTCATTAAATCCCAACAAAAAGGAACAGAAAAGCAGATCTTTTGGGTTTCTGGCAATAATGCCTTCAGATGGCAATGGTCATCTACACCTGGAAATGCTTCTCAACGTCAACGCAAAATCGGTCGTAGATCTTTGCTTTGGTGAGCATTcagaaaatgtaataatacattttattgctttgctgATTGCTCTTTTGAGCGTTTTCTAGTCTGGGGATTTGTGCATCTTTCAGGTGAATAAATACTGTTTTGCCTCGAATTAAGCACTCTTTGGCAAGCatacggcaaagccgtccTTCCTGAATAAAGAACAAGTACTCTTTGGTCACGTATAATTGGTGTCGGTTTGAAACTACATTGCAAGAATGCCTCCGGTTGTGAACTTACCAGATAATGCGACAGAAAATGCTAATGCATCGGGACATCAGAGCCTACTGGAGATCACACACATGTAATGTGAAGTGAATGTAATAGCGCATGGCCCATATGTTAAATTTAAAAGCGGCTTGGCTAGGGACTGGttatgaagaaattaaataaaaacttgaTGAATGAAAGGAGTTTGAAGCTGTCTGTAATTTGCATTGAAACGATCTGTAAGCTCCCTTTGTATTGTTACGGAAATTATTGAAGCGATAGCAAATCCTGTATAGCGAAGTGgcactgttgtggcgaaggatTACTCATCGCATCATCTTCTCTACGCGAACACTTGCGTACAATGAGCGAACGATGTTTGTGATCATATAGGCACGTACCGAACGAAACTGCGCTCTGAGCAGGACTTTCCAGCGCAAGGTATACAAAGTACATCAAATACGAGCAGAATATCATCCGAAACAGTCCCATTTCGAACatgagaaaattaaattcaattgataAACAAGACAGCACTCCACGGAAGGATGACATACGTATCAAAACACAGATTTTCCATGCAGATCatacacaaattaaaacattattatcattCTATTACACGATTTAACCTATCCTGTCTTTTAACGAAGTTAATGCTGAGAAACCCTGGGAAGTATCAAGAATGAGTCAGGCAAATAACTGCACACGGTTGGTCACTTACACTAAGAATacaattacacaaacacattgacatGTTTTGTGCATTAGAGGGCTATAAAAGCTGATCGCTCATTGCGCACGCACCCTTTCGTTGTTCAAATATTGTGAAGCTAGTAACATCTTCGTGGCGAGCGTTGTGCAAGTGTCTAAGTGCAAGTCTAAGCTAGTGGAAGGAGTTGTTTGTCGTCCAGTGACATTATCCGTGATCGGTTTCAAGTATTTCAGTGTGC
The Anopheles arabiensis isolate DONGOLA chromosome X, AaraD3, whole genome shotgun sequence DNA segment above includes these coding regions:
- the LOC120906522 gene encoding uncharacterized protein LOC120906522, with product MERKAILTHVYVGNLAPNVNDQLLRRYLSKAGTVISAKITRNAMTGESLLYGSAVFATTRDVQNVIRRLNGKVFHDKPLLVCSYGDCSSELHHYQRTVVIGNKDHYLTHSAICKRFAPYGRVLLCMQPKIRHRPSNAVVVLLESAEVASLVMKTRHGCWFVKTYRERMNEVRWRTETSELEPKRNPSHGATSSERKVRGARSDDPRPSQAVVPKLNVTTRQQAGRFGRKASKAPGIEDDDAVFKIFGNLVLNDDVFQ